One stretch of Roseovarius mucosus DNA includes these proteins:
- a CDS encoding tyrosine recombinase XerC, producing MISEAARDALSTWLATQKALKGAAANTIDAYARDVGDFLRFMTLHNGEIQGLGALSRITTSDMRAWMAHTRGGDVGPRSLARKLSAVKSFYRWLSEREGFEPTAVLATRSPKFQRKLPRPLSPEAASDMINTLDAQSLTPWIAARDQAVVTLLYGCGLRISEALSLTGADLPLGQVLRIIGKGGKERLVPVIEPARAAVAQYARLCPYDIPRNGPLFLGARGGALSPRLIQKVMEQARAQLGLPATATPHAMRHSFATHLLNAGGDLRAIQELLGHASLSTTQAYTGVDTARLMEVYARAHPQGGG from the coding sequence ATGATCTCAGAGGCCGCCCGCGACGCGCTGTCGACATGGCTGGCCACGCAAAAGGCGCTCAAGGGGGCCGCCGCCAATACAATTGATGCCTATGCGCGCGATGTTGGCGACTTCCTGCGCTTCATGACACTGCACAATGGCGAAATACAGGGCTTGGGCGCGCTCTCTCGCATCACCACCTCTGACATGCGGGCCTGGATGGCCCATACCCGTGGCGGCGATGTCGGGCCTCGCTCGCTCGCGCGGAAACTCTCGGCGGTCAAGAGTTTCTATCGCTGGCTGTCCGAGCGCGAAGGGTTTGAACCAACCGCCGTTCTCGCAACACGTTCGCCGAAATTCCAGCGCAAATTACCCCGCCCCCTTTCGCCCGAAGCAGCATCGGACATGATCAATACGCTCGACGCGCAGAGCCTCACGCCATGGATCGCCGCACGGGATCAGGCGGTCGTGACCCTGCTCTATGGCTGCGGGTTGCGGATATCCGAAGCGCTGAGCTTAACCGGCGCAGACCTGCCGCTGGGGCAGGTTTTGCGCATCATCGGCAAAGGCGGCAAGGAACGGCTGGTGCCGGTGATCGAGCCTGCCCGCGCGGCGGTGGCACAGTATGCCCGCCTCTGCCCCTATGACATCCCTCGCAATGGCCCACTTTTCTTGGGAGCTCGCGGCGGTGCGCTCAGCCCGCGCCTGATCCAGAAGGTTATGGAACAGGCCCGCGCGCAGCTTGGCCTGCCCGCCACCGCCACGCCCCACGCCATGCGCCACAGCTTTGCAACGCATCTTTTGAATGCGGGTGGCGACCTACGTGCCATTCAGGAACTTTTGGGGCATGCCTCGCTCTCGACCACACAGGCCTATACGGGCGTTGACACCGCCCGACTGATGGAGGTCTACGCCCGCGCTCATCCGCAGGGGGGCGGGTAG
- a CDS encoding TAXI family TRAP transporter solute-binding subunit, with the protein MQQLVRGARGLIVGAALAVGMATGALAQDLKFFTIGTGGTAYTYYPVGGVLANAISKPPGSRPCEEGGSCGVEGLIASAVSSRGSVDNVNAIMSGLRNSGFAQSDVAYWAYTGTGTMAGQPPAEKLRTIAALFDEHIHLVALADSGIESVKDLAGKRVSLDEPGSGTYVDAGLILEANGLSVDDVTAEALKGDAASEALRNGKIDAFFVVAGYPAGSLVELASAADIKLVPIAGEGAAELTAKYNFFSQSAIPEGVYEGVGATETVSVGAQWFTSADEDPDLIYEITKALWNENSRILLDVGHAKGATITLDTAISGVGVPLHDGAERFYKEAGLIK; encoded by the coding sequence ATGCAACAGCTTGTCAGGGGCGCACGCGGCCTCATCGTCGGGGCGGCGCTTGCGGTCGGAATGGCCACGGGCGCGCTCGCACAGGACCTCAAATTCTTTACCATCGGGACCGGCGGCACCGCCTATACCTATTACCCGGTGGGCGGCGTCCTCGCCAATGCCATCTCCAAACCCCCCGGATCGCGCCCCTGCGAAGAAGGCGGAAGCTGCGGTGTCGAGGGCCTCATCGCCTCTGCCGTGTCGTCACGCGGATCGGTGGACAACGTCAACGCAATCATGTCGGGGCTGCGCAACTCCGGCTTTGCCCAGTCGGATGTGGCCTATTGGGCCTATACCGGCACCGGCACGATGGCGGGCCAGCCGCCCGCCGAAAAACTGCGCACCATCGCGGCGCTTTTTGACGAGCATATCCACCTCGTTGCCCTCGCCGACAGCGGCATCGAGAGCGTCAAGGATCTTGCGGGCAAGCGTGTCTCGCTCGACGAGCCGGGATCGGGCACCTATGTTGATGCGGGTCTTATCCTTGAGGCCAATGGCCTCTCGGTTGACGACGTGACCGCCGAGGCGCTCAAGGGCGATGCCGCCTCCGAAGCGCTGCGCAACGGCAAGATCGACGCCTTCTTTGTTGTCGCAGGCTATCCGGCAGGCTCTTTGGTGGAACTGGCCTCTGCCGCCGATATCAAATTGGTGCCCATCGCAGGCGAGGGCGCGGCAGAATTGACCGCCAAATATAACTTCTTCTCGCAAAGCGCGATTCCCGAAGGGGTCTATGAAGGGGTCGGGGCCACGGAAACCGTCTCGGTCGGGGCACAGTGGTTCACCTCTGCCGATGAAGACCCCGACCTGATTTATGAAATCACCAAGGCGCTCTGGAATGAAAACTCGCGCATCCTTCTCGATGTGGGCCATGCCAAGGGCGCGACAATTACCCTCGACACCGCGATCAGCGGCGTGGGCGTTCCTCTACACGACGGGGCCGAACGCTTTTACAAAGAGGCCGGGCTGATCAAGTGA
- a CDS encoding TIGR00282 family metallophosphoesterase, translated as MKILFLGDVMGRAGRAAVAERLPKLRDAWKLDFVVVNGENASGGMGLTAAHAKDLFEAGADCVTLGDHAFDQKDMMQAVEREGRLIRPLNYAKAAPGRGHRVFTDGRGRKVLVAQVLGNVFMRRAYDDPFSAIDAILRVHPLGGAVQAAVVDMHCEATSEKMAMGHFCDGRASLVVGTHTHIPTADAQILPGGTAFQGDAGMCGDYLSVIGMDKAEPMRRFVTGMTKDRFTPAMGAVTVSGVYIETDDATGRATRIEMVRQGGRLEQSGP; from the coding sequence ATGAAAATACTATTTCTCGGTGATGTGATGGGGCGCGCGGGGCGTGCGGCGGTGGCGGAACGGCTGCCCAAGCTGCGTGACGCGTGGAAGCTCGATTTTGTGGTGGTCAATGGCGAGAATGCCTCGGGTGGGATGGGTTTGACGGCGGCACATGCCAAGGACCTGTTCGAAGCGGGGGCAGATTGTGTGACCTTGGGCGATCATGCCTTTGACCAAAAGGACATGATGCAAGCCGTCGAGCGTGAGGGCCGTTTGATCCGTCCGCTCAATTACGCCAAGGCGGCACCGGGGCGCGGACACCGTGTGTTTACCGATGGGCGCGGGCGCAAGGTGCTGGTGGCACAAGTTCTGGGTAATGTTTTCATGCGCCGCGCCTATGACGATCCATTTTCGGCAATTGACGCGATATTGCGGGTGCATCCCCTAGGGGGCGCGGTGCAGGCTGCGGTGGTCGATATGCATTGCGAGGCCACATCCGAGAAAATGGCGATGGGGCATTTCTGCGATGGCCGCGCAAGCCTTGTGGTGGGCACCCATACACATATCCCTACGGCGGACGCGCAGATTTTACCCGGCGGCACCGCGTTTCAGGGCGATGCGGGCATGTGCGGTGATTACCTGAGTGTGATTGGCATGGATAAGGCCGAACCGATGCGCCGCTTTGTCACCGGGATGACCAAGGATCGGTTTACACCTGCAATGGGCGCGGTCACGGTATCGGGCGTCTATATCGAAACCGACGACGCCACGGGCCGCGCCACGCGGATTGAAATGGTGCGCCAAGGCGGGCGATTGGAACAGTCTGGCCCCTGA
- the hutG gene encoding N-formylglutamate deformylase, which translates to MPHAGTDLPADIAARLNDTGRALSDTDWHIDRLYDGLVPEASVVAARFHRYVIDANRDPSGTSLYPGQNTTSLVPLTDFDGAPLWSTPPTEADTAERLAQFHGPYHAALSAELDRVQRRHGFAILYDCHSIRSEIPFLFDGRLPDFNIGTNDGATCAPALAALTERHCHAASRYTTVTNGRFRGGWTTRHYGRPKDGLHAIQMELAQATYMHEAAPWDYAPDRATDLRAVLAPMLREIATLDLSASHA; encoded by the coding sequence ATGCCCCATGCGGGCACTGACCTGCCAGCGGATATTGCAGCGCGGCTCAACGACACCGGGCGCGCACTCAGCGATACAGATTGGCATATCGACCGGCTCTATGATGGTCTCGTGCCGGAGGCGAGCGTGGTTGCCGCGCGCTTTCACCGCTATGTCATCGACGCCAATCGCGATCCGTCTGGGACAAGCCTTTATCCCGGACAAAACACCACGAGCCTAGTCCCTTTGACCGATTTTGACGGTGCGCCCCTCTGGTCCACACCCCCGACCGAGGCCGATACCGCAGAGCGGCTTGCCCAATTCCATGGCCCCTATCACGCGGCACTCAGCGCCGAACTTGACCGGGTACAGAGGCGGCACGGCTTTGCCATCCTCTATGATTGTCACTCGATCCGCTCGGAAATCCCGTTTCTCTTTGACGGGCGGTTACCCGATTTCAACATCGGCACCAACGACGGGGCCACCTGCGCCCCAGCACTTGCCGCCCTAACAGAGCGCCATTGCCATGCAGCATCCCGCTACACCACCGTCACCAACGGACGTTTTCGCGGCGGCTGGACCACGCGTCACTATGGCCGCCCCAAGGACGGGCTGCACGCCATACAGATGGAACTGGCGCAAGCCACCTATATGCACGAAGCGGCCCCGTGGGACTATGCCCCAGACCGCGCCACGGATTTACGCGCTGTGCTGGCCCCGATGCTGCGCGAGATTGCAACGCTCGATCTGAGCGCTTCGCACGCCTAA
- a CDS encoding DUF484 family protein, giving the protein MSSKPEMNDALREHIIAQPDLILEDQDLMRALIAANERAMGGNIVDLRGIAMDRLEARLDRLEDTHRSVIAAAYENLAGTNQVHRAILRMLDPVEFETFLRDLGGEVAHILRVDAVRLVLESVQNDSDPAVRRLGDVLSVAEPGFIRSYLIGSRDVPARQVTLRQIEEGDMRVYGREAPYLRSEACLLLDFGADRLPGMLAMGAEDPHQFSPQQGTDLLAFFAGVFERTMRRWLS; this is encoded by the coding sequence ATGAGCAGCAAGCCCGAAATGAATGATGCCCTGCGCGAACATATCATCGCGCAACCCGATCTGATCCTCGAGGATCAAGATCTGATGCGTGCCCTGATCGCCGCCAACGAGCGGGCGATGGGCGGCAATATCGTGGACCTGCGCGGCATTGCGATGGATAGGCTCGAAGCGCGGCTTGACCGGCTTGAAGACACGCATCGCTCGGTGATCGCGGCGGCTTATGAAAACCTTGCGGGCACCAATCAGGTGCATCGCGCCATCTTGCGCATGCTTGACCCCGTCGAATTTGAAACCTTCCTACGGGATCTTGGCGGCGAAGTGGCGCATATCCTGCGGGTGGACGCCGTGCGCCTCGTGCTCGAATCCGTGCAAAATGACAGCGATCCCGCGGTGCGCCGTCTCGGCGATGTTTTGTCGGTCGCCGAACCCGGCTTTATCAGATCCTATCTCATCGGCAGTCGCGATGTGCCCGCGCGTCAGGTGACCCTGCGCCAGATTGAGGAGGGTGACATGCGCGTCTATGGCCGCGAGGCACCCTATCTGCGCTCCGAGGCGTGCCTATTGCTCGATTTCGGTGCAGACCGTCTGCCCGGCATGCTCGCCATGGGGGCCGAAGACCCGCATCAGTTCAGCCCGCAACAGGGCACGGATTTGTTGGCCTTTTTCGCGGGAGTTTTCGAGCGCACCATGCGCCGCTGGCTGTCATGA
- the bchJ gene encoding bacteriochlorophyll 4-vinyl reductase, with protein MPDGSQITARIGPNAVLQLAPAMDRIVGADTRRALFAPLGFDPLPDSNAMINEARVAALHGALRQQHPENARKISIAAGQGTGDYILAHRIPRAAQTLLRTLPARVAAPILTRAILAHSWTFCGTGTLAAKSGPPVVFTLSDNPIIRGEHATAPLCHWHAAVFERLFSRLVHPRSQAIETTCCATGASACRFEIDWRH; from the coding sequence ATGCCTGACGGCAGTCAGATAACGGCCCGCATCGGCCCAAATGCGGTCCTGCAACTGGCCCCCGCGATGGACCGCATCGTGGGGGCGGATACCCGCCGTGCCCTTTTTGCGCCTCTGGGATTTGATCCTCTGCCGGATTCAAACGCCATGATCAACGAGGCTCGCGTTGCGGCGCTGCATGGCGCGCTGCGGCAGCAACACCCTGAAAATGCGCGAAAAATCTCCATCGCCGCTGGTCAAGGCACGGGCGATTACATCCTCGCCCATCGCATCCCACGCGCCGCCCAGACCCTTCTGCGCACTCTGCCTGCGCGTGTCGCAGCCCCGATCCTGACCCGCGCCATCCTGGCCCATAGCTGGACATTCTGCGGCACGGGCACTTTGGCCGCAAAGTCCGGCCCGCCGGTGGTTTTTACTCTCTCTGACAATCCGATCATTCGGGGCGAACACGCAACGGCCCCGCTTTGCCATTGGCACGCCGCGGTGTTCGAGCGGCTTTTTTCCCGGCTCGTTCACCCACGTTCTCAGGCCATCGAAACCACGTGCTGCGCTACGGGGGCCTCCGCCTGTCGGTTCGAGATCGACTGGCGGCATTAG
- a CDS encoding TRAP transporter permease, producing the protein MADPDLTAEELHEIERKYDPELAFRPTGRGIAILVSVCLVAMSAYHFYASGFGLVREVLHRGIHLSFVLGLVFLLFSWRRSTSTALPASTWYRISGVPLLDLVFAIMAVAAAMYLPLLPPAALSVRVGNPSELDVLMGTALFVLTLEATRRSVGPTLPIIALVFVAFAIFGPYAPGALKHGGASWEGLINHLYMTNQGIYGIAIGVMAQYVFLFILFGVLATRIGLGQLFIDLAMVIAGRYAGGPAKVAIFSSAFMGTISGSSIANTVTTGALTIPAMKRVGYPAHFAGAVEATSSTGGQITPPILGAAAFIMVEYLEIPLRDILAAALFPAMLHYFGIFIMVHLEARKLGLRGLRADELPNAGLVLRQHWLSIIPLGILVYLILSGKTPDFAAVYGIIACVVVGILNPVNRLTLRDLWQALADGARNTLAVGAAAATVGVVVGVVTLTGVGFRLGYVVVQTATDMGAMLSEMWLLSYFSLQQWALFVSLILIAVSCIIMGAGIPTTATYIILVAVAAPALAQLQVEPLVAHFFVFYYGVLADITPPVALAAYAAAGIAGSNPFRTGNTAFRLGIAKALVPFVFVYSPALLLVTDGFTWSAFSITLIGAMLGIGGLGAAFSGYLLAPMRGWERWAVGLTSLLFIAPGLMTMAIGLLLWSPILVLQWRKARLSAALPE; encoded by the coding sequence ATGGCCGATCCCGACCTCACCGCCGAAGAGCTGCACGAGATCGAACGCAAATACGATCCCGAACTGGCGTTTCGCCCCACCGGGCGCGGCATTGCCATTCTGGTCTCGGTCTGCCTTGTGGCGATGTCGGCCTATCATTTCTACGCCTCGGGCTTTGGCCTTGTGCGCGAAGTGCTGCACCGGGGCATTCACCTGTCCTTCGTGTTGGGCCTCGTGTTCCTGCTCTTTTCATGGCGGCGCAGCACCAGCACCGCCTTGCCCGCGTCAACATGGTATCGGATTTCCGGCGTGCCGCTTCTCGATCTGGTTTTTGCAATCATGGCGGTGGCGGCGGCGATGTACCTGCCTCTCTTGCCCCCTGCCGCGCTCTCGGTCCGGGTTGGCAACCCTTCAGAGCTGGATGTGCTGATGGGCACGGCCCTTTTTGTGCTGACGCTCGAGGCTACGCGCCGCTCAGTCGGTCCGACCCTGCCGATCATCGCACTTGTGTTTGTGGCCTTCGCCATTTTCGGCCCCTACGCCCCCGGCGCGCTCAAACATGGCGGGGCCAGTTGGGAAGGGTTGATCAATCACCTCTACATGACCAACCAAGGCATCTACGGCATCGCCATCGGTGTGATGGCGCAATATGTGTTCCTCTTCATCCTCTTTGGCGTGCTGGCCACGCGCATCGGCCTTGGCCAGTTGTTCATCGACCTCGCGATGGTCATCGCTGGCCGTTACGCCGGTGGCCCGGCAAAGGTGGCGATCTTTTCCTCGGCCTTCATGGGGACCATCTCGGGCTCGTCCATCGCCAATACCGTGACCACCGGCGCGCTCACCATCCCGGCGATGAAGCGCGTTGGCTATCCCGCCCATTTTGCAGGCGCGGTCGAGGCCACTTCGTCGACCGGCGGCCAGATCACCCCACCGATTTTGGGCGCAGCAGCCTTTATCATGGTGGAATATCTGGAAATCCCGCTGCGTGACATTCTGGCGGCGGCCCTTTTCCCGGCCATGCTGCACTATTTCGGCATCTTCATCATGGTGCATCTTGAGGCGCGCAAGCTGGGCCTGCGCGGATTGCGCGCCGATGAACTGCCCAACGCGGGTTTGGTGCTGCGCCAGCACTGGCTGTCGATCATCCCACTTGGCATCCTTGTCTACCTGATCCTCAGCGGCAAGACGCCTGATTTCGCCGCTGTCTATGGTATCATCGCCTGTGTCGTGGTGGGCATTCTCAACCCGGTCAATCGGTTGACGCTGCGCGACCTGTGGCAGGCCTTGGCGGACGGCGCGCGCAACACGCTGGCTGTGGGGGCCGCCGCCGCCACGGTGGGCGTGGTCGTCGGCGTTGTCACCCTCACGGGCGTCGGCTTTCGTCTGGGCTATGTGGTGGTGCAAACCGCAACCGACATGGGCGCAATGCTCAGCGAAATGTGGTTACTCAGTTACTTCAGCCTGCAACAATGGGCGCTCTTTGTTTCGCTCATCCTGATCGCGGTATCCTGCATCATCATGGGCGCAGGCATTCCAACGACAGCCACATATATCATCCTTGTGGCGGTCGCAGCGCCTGCCCTCGCGCAGTTGCAGGTCGAGCCACTGGTGGCGCATTTCTTTGTCTTCTACTACGGCGTTCTGGCCGATATCACACCCCCTGTGGCGCTTGCGGCCTATGCGGCGGCAGGCATCGCCGGGTCCAATCCGTTTCGCACTGGCAACACCGCGTTTCGTCTCGGCATCGCCAAAGCGCTGGTGCCTTTCGTGTTTGTCTATTCACCAGCTCTCTTGCTGGTGACGGATGGGTTCACATGGTCCGCCTTTTCCATCACCTTGATAGGCGCGATGCTTGGGATTGGCGGGCTCGGAGCAGCCTTTTCCGGTTATCTGCTTGCCCCAATGCGCGGATGGGAACGTTGGGCCGTGGGGCTGACCTCGCTTCTCTTCATCGCGCCCGGGCTTATGACCATGGCAATTGGCCTCTTGCTCTGGTCACCCATCCTCGTCTTGCAATGGCGCAAAGCGCGCCTCAGCGCGGCATTGCCCGAATGA
- a CDS encoding SLC13 family permease: protein MLGVSQTGQALLTLLVVAAMFVLFVREIYPTEVVAIAGVAVLLALGVLPYGAALDVFSNPAPWTIAAMFIVMGALVRTGALDAFTTLADQQAKHNPRLAIAMLLISVVIGSAFMNNTPVVVVMIPVFVQLARTLKIPASKLLIPLSYAAILGGTTTLIGTSTNLLVDGVARSAGMAPFTIFEVTPLGIVLVIWGAIYLRFFGPFLLPARDSMADLLSDRSKMKFFTEAVIPPESNLIGRDVTGVQLFKREGVRLIDVIRGDQSLRRNLADVTLQVGDRVVLRTQMTELLSLQRNKSLKRVDQVSAVETTTVEVLITPGCKMVGRSLGALRLRRRYGVYPLAVHRRNQNIGRQLDELVVRVGDTLLLEGAPEDIQRLSREMEMVDVSHPSARAFRRGHAPLAVLSLAGIVVLAALGVAPILALAVIAVAMVLLARCIDADEAFSFIDGQLLALIFAMLAIGAALQTSGAVELLVGGIAPTLSVMPGFLVVWAIYLLTSFLTELISNNAVAVVVTPIAIGLADAMGIDARPLVVAVMVAASASFATPIGYQTNTLVYGPGGYKFTDFLRVGIPLNLSIGLLASALIPLFWPL from the coding sequence ATGCTCGGCGTTTCCCAGACCGGTCAGGCGTTGCTGACGCTGCTGGTTGTGGCGGCCATGTTCGTGCTTTTTGTGCGCGAAATCTATCCGACTGAGGTGGTGGCGATTGCGGGCGTGGCGGTGTTGCTGGCCCTTGGTGTGCTGCCCTATGGCGCGGCGCTTGACGTCTTTTCCAACCCCGCGCCTTGGACCATTGCGGCGATGTTCATCGTTATGGGGGCCTTGGTGCGCACTGGCGCGCTGGATGCTTTTACCACGCTGGCCGACCAGCAGGCCAAGCATAACCCGCGCCTTGCGATTGCGATGCTGCTCATTTCGGTGGTGATCGGATCTGCCTTTATGAACAATACCCCGGTTGTCGTCGTGATGATCCCGGTGTTCGTGCAACTGGCGCGCACGCTCAAGATACCTGCATCCAAGCTGCTGATTCCACTAAGTTATGCTGCGATCCTTGGGGGCACCACAACGCTGATTGGCACCTCGACCAATCTCTTGGTTGATGGTGTGGCCCGTTCGGCGGGCATGGCCCCATTTACAATCTTCGAGGTGACGCCGCTTGGGATTGTGCTGGTCATTTGGGGGGCGATCTATCTGCGCTTTTTCGGTCCCTTCCTTTTGCCCGCGCGCGACAGCATGGCGGACTTGTTGTCGGACCGATCCAAGATGAAATTCTTTACCGAGGCGGTCATTCCCCCGGAAAGCAACCTGATAGGCCGTGACGTGACCGGTGTGCAGCTTTTCAAGCGGGAAGGTGTGCGGTTGATTGACGTGATCCGGGGGGATCAATCGCTGCGTCGTAATCTGGCAGATGTCACCCTGCAGGTCGGCGACCGGGTGGTTCTGCGCACGCAGATGACCGAGCTTTTGAGCCTGCAGCGTAACAAGAGCCTCAAGCGGGTCGATCAGGTTTCGGCGGTGGAGACGACCACGGTTGAGGTGTTGATCACGCCCGGCTGCAAGATGGTGGGCCGTTCCTTGGGCGCGCTGCGGTTGCGGCGGCGGTACGGAGTCTATCCGCTGGCGGTGCATCGCCGTAACCAGAATATCGGGCGCCAACTGGATGAACTGGTGGTGCGTGTCGGCGATACCCTGCTGCTGGAGGGGGCGCCTGAGGATATTCAGCGCCTCTCGCGCGAGATGGAGATGGTGGATGTCTCGCACCCGTCCGCACGGGCATTTCGGCGTGGGCATGCCCCGCTGGCGGTGCTGTCGCTCGCGGGCATCGTTGTGCTGGCAGCGCTTGGCGTTGCGCCCATTCTGGCGCTTGCGGTGATCGCGGTGGCCATGGTGCTTTTGGCGCGCTGCATTGACGCCGACGAGGCTTTTTCGTTTATTGATGGGCAGTTACTAGCGCTTATCTTTGCCATGCTGGCCATCGGCGCGGCGTTGCAGACCTCGGGCGCGGTCGAGTTGTTGGTGGGCGGCATTGCCCCCACATTGTCGGTTATGCCGGGGTTCTTGGTGGTCTGGGCGATTTACCTTTTGACCTCATTCCTCACGGAACTGATCAGCAACAATGCCGTGGCTGTGGTGGTCACGCCGATTGCAATCGGGTTGGCGGATGCCATGGGCATCGACGCGCGACCGCTGGTGGTGGCAGTGATGGTGGCGGCAAGCGCGAGCTTTGCAACGCCAATCGGCTATCAGACCAACACGCTGGTCTATGGCCCCGGCGGGTATAAATTCACCGATTTCCTGCGGGTGGGTATTCCGCTCAACCTGAGCATCGGCCTTTTGGCCAGTGCGCTGATCCCGCTTTTCTGGCCACTCTGA
- the uraH gene encoding hydroxyisourate hydrolase yields MSGYLTTHVLDTARGCPAPGLLICLSRITDSGPVPLCERRTNADGRTDGPILTEADFAAGPYELLFHAGEYLRLMGVESGFLDLIPIRFSMTQAVHYHVPLLLSPYGYTTYRGS; encoded by the coding sequence ATGTCAGGCTATTTGACGACACATGTGCTGGATACCGCGCGCGGCTGCCCGGCGCCGGGGCTTTTGATCTGCTTGAGCCGGATCACGGATAGCGGGCCGGTGCCGCTCTGTGAAAGGCGCACCAATGCGGACGGTCGAACCGATGGACCTATTCTGACCGAGGCCGACTTTGCCGCCGGACCCTATGAATTGCTGTTTCATGCAGGCGAGTATCTGCGTCTCATGGGCGTAGAGAGTGGCTTTCTCGATCTGATCCCAATCCGGTTCAGTATGACGCAAGCGGTGCATTATCATGTGCCCCTGCTGCTCTCGCCCTATGGCTACACGACCTATCGCGGCAGTTGA
- a CDS encoding class I SAM-dependent methyltransferase encodes MKAPQNPYDVDGFHAEAIAAGRHRDVVGGRWEETGRVQMTLLRDAGLLPHHHLLDIGAGSLRLGCKAVPYLEPGHYWATDASRALMLAGHAAELTDPARLSPGHLIEDTRFDYPGVPGCITHAIAFAVFPHLPMAHLRRALTNLRRFDRLEAFFFTLFLAPDATHAATAYRQPDGVVTHDTRPPYHILPEDVDHMAHVTGWQAARSPLRLPRGQVLYTARPIR; translated from the coding sequence ATGAAAGCCCCGCAAAACCCCTATGACGTGGACGGCTTTCACGCCGAGGCGATTGCCGCCGGGCGGCATCGTGACGTGGTGGGCGGACGGTGGGAGGAAACCGGGCGGGTGCAGATGACGCTTTTGCGCGATGCGGGCCTCTTGCCGCATCATCACCTGCTGGACATCGGCGCAGGATCATTGCGGCTGGGATGCAAGGCGGTGCCCTATCTCGAGCCGGGGCATTACTGGGCCACGGATGCCTCGCGCGCCCTTATGCTCGCAGGGCATGCGGCAGAGCTGACAGACCCCGCACGCCTCAGCCCCGGTCACCTGATCGAAGATACCCGGTTCGACTATCCCGGCGTGCCGGGGTGCATCACCCATGCCATAGCGTTTGCGGTGTTCCCGCATCTGCCCATGGCGCATCTGCGGCGCGCGCTGACCAATCTGCGCCGCTTTGACCGGCTCGAGGCGTTTTTCTTTACCCTCTTCCTTGCCCCGGACGCCACGCATGCCGCCACAGCTTATCGTCAACCGGACGGCGTTGTGACCCATGACACCCGCCCGCCCTATCACATCCTGCCCGAGGATGTGGACCATATGGCCCATGTCACCGGCTGGCAGGCGGCGCGCAGCCCCCTGCGCCTGCCGCGCGGTCAGGTGCTCTATACCGCGCGGCCGATCCGTTGA